One Agrobacterium sp. RAC06 DNA segment encodes these proteins:
- a CDS encoding AraC family transcriptional regulator: MSVLISVEFVQDHVVSLAVADPLSDILALLRPHDCIAAGLDAGGDWSVRYAHHPGVKCIGILKGGCWLAIESRGKPVWLDTGDCVMLPRGRAFVISASGSRIGDAAETVHSAPSHGDTATLGGGGDFFMTGARFLLNGPASEILMATLPDVIAIRAAANDQSVSGETVRWAIAQIGVELQLRRPGYASAIEHLSHILLTELMRRHLEEGDGGQVGWTAALADPFLRRAFAAMHHDLSNHWTVATLAERAGLSRTAFAVRFARIVGQPPMSYMTLWRMLWAAKRLDRDGTTVAEVAAEVGYSSESAFTAAFKRTLGKTPRRFVGSTVNSTSGQS, translated from the coding sequence ATGTCAGTTCTCATTTCTGTAGAGTTCGTTCAGGATCATGTCGTGAGCCTCGCTGTCGCCGATCCCCTTTCCGACATTCTTGCTTTGCTGAGGCCACACGACTGCATCGCTGCGGGCCTTGATGCGGGTGGCGACTGGTCAGTACGGTATGCCCATCACCCAGGTGTAAAATGCATCGGAATCCTGAAGGGGGGCTGCTGGTTGGCGATCGAGAGCCGGGGCAAACCCGTCTGGCTCGACACCGGCGACTGTGTGATGCTGCCGCGCGGCAGAGCGTTCGTCATATCTGCAAGCGGCAGCCGTATTGGTGATGCCGCAGAGACGGTGCATTCCGCGCCATCGCATGGTGATACTGCGACGCTTGGTGGCGGCGGTGACTTCTTCATGACCGGGGCACGGTTTCTGCTGAATGGCCCGGCCTCGGAGATTTTGATGGCGACGCTGCCAGATGTGATCGCGATCCGTGCTGCGGCCAACGACCAGTCTGTAAGTGGGGAGACCGTACGCTGGGCCATTGCACAGATCGGCGTCGAGCTTCAGTTGCGCCGCCCCGGTTACGCGAGTGCGATCGAGCATCTGTCTCATATTCTACTTACTGAGCTAATGCGGCGGCACCTGGAGGAGGGCGATGGGGGGCAGGTTGGATGGACCGCCGCGCTTGCGGACCCATTCCTTCGACGTGCTTTTGCCGCCATGCATCACGACCTCTCTAACCACTGGACCGTCGCGACACTAGCCGAGCGGGCAGGCCTGTCACGTACCGCTTTCGCGGTTCGGTTCGCGCGGATCGTCGGGCAACCGCCGATGAGCTACATGACACTTTGGCGGATGCTATGGGCAGCCAAGAGGCTCGATCGGGATGGTACGACGGTTGCCGAAGTTGCAGCTGAGGTCGGATACTCCTCAGAAAGTGCCTTCACTGCAGCGTTTAAACGGACTTTAGGAAAGACGCCGCGACGGTTCGTTGGCAGCACCGTGAACTCGACCTCCGGCCAAAGCTAA
- a CDS encoding metallophosphoesterase family protein has product MFHFIHSSDLHLGKRFGNFEGDLPSRLREARHHAIARLAAHAREQNAKMVLLAGDTFDTETPAPHVRRQAFAEMADDPAIKWVILPGNHDSLQASQLWTALNAEAPENVVLAVEPRPIELATGVVLFPAPCTTRRPGRDLTEWMDGQATPDGTLRIGLAHGAIRNFSEEAAASEVIAPDRARRAGLDYLALGDWHGMVSVDPRTHYCGTPEPDRFKHDAPGTALLVTIAGPSSIPDIRALPTETFAWRRLDLHLLEGDAPEPALNSLLPASRERRNSLIRVVASGHSRLAGRAELVAAVERAVPDFAFLELDQDGLVTECELEDLDQIDRGGALREAANALLAESTDERRPLSERGIARAALMRLYSYTQAVTS; this is encoded by the coding sequence ATGTTTCATTTTATCCATTCCAGCGATCTTCATCTCGGAAAGCGTTTCGGCAACTTCGAGGGTGACCTGCCCAGCCGGTTGCGCGAAGCGAGGCACCACGCAATCGCGCGGCTGGCTGCACACGCCCGCGAGCAAAACGCCAAAATGGTCCTGCTGGCTGGAGACACCTTCGATACTGAGACACCTGCACCGCATGTGCGACGACAGGCGTTTGCCGAGATGGCGGATGATCCTGCGATCAAGTGGGTGATCTTGCCAGGTAATCACGATTCCTTGCAGGCCTCACAGCTCTGGACAGCGTTGAATGCAGAAGCGCCAGAAAACGTCGTCCTCGCCGTTGAGCCCCGGCCGATCGAACTTGCGACAGGTGTGGTCCTGTTTCCCGCACCATGCACGACGCGCCGGCCTGGCCGAGACCTGACGGAGTGGATGGACGGTCAAGCCACACCCGATGGGACGCTGCGTATTGGGCTTGCCCATGGTGCCATTCGCAATTTTTCGGAAGAGGCAGCCGCCTCCGAGGTTATTGCACCAGACCGGGCAAGGCGCGCAGGGCTCGACTATCTCGCGCTCGGCGATTGGCATGGCATGGTCAGTGTGGACCCGCGAACCCATTATTGTGGGACGCCAGAGCCGGACCGTTTCAAACATGATGCGCCCGGTACGGCTCTGCTGGTCACGATCGCCGGCCCATCGAGCATACCGGATATTCGAGCCTTGCCCACGGAGACATTCGCCTGGCGTCGCCTCGATCTTCATCTGCTTGAAGGCGACGCTCCAGAGCCTGCTCTCAATTCCTTGCTACCCGCCTCAAGGGAACGCAGGAACTCGCTGATCCGGGTGGTGGCATCAGGGCATAGCCGCTTGGCAGGGCGCGCGGAGCTTGTCGCTGCCGTGGAAAGGGCAGTTCCGGATTTCGCTTTTCTGGAGCTGGACCAGGATGGATTGGTCACGGAATGCGAGCTGGAAGACCTAGACCAGATCGATCGCGGCGGCGCCCTGCGTGAAGCTGCCAATGCGCTGCTTGCCGAGTCTACAGATGAACGTCGACCCTTGTCTGAGCGCGGGATCGCGCGGGCGGCCTTGATGCGCCTCTACTCCTATACGCAGGCGGTCACATCATGA
- a CDS encoding DNA-binding protein — protein sequence MKISAIRLFNVKRFAGRGVAIEGIGDGVNVLCAANEFGKSTSFEALHALFFQPHSGTPGDVQKLRPYSGGNPLVEADITTGEGSFRVTKQYYGGRSARVVDLASGRLVAQADEAENFITSLIRGGTSGPAGLLWVRQGITGIEKRSRTEEEGEKQVRQSLLESVQGEVEAVTGGRRMAEIMAAAKEALSDMVTATGRPKAGGRYAAAIEERDRLANDEARLAADVSRLRQALDQRANAAARLIEVDSPSEREERRAAIQKAQSRFDAVKAQNEKLKTAEAELKLVRERRNAAERELKAFIEAQERAAVLQENLASAQSKRTEAITRRREAADTIKKTRDDVERAETEEQELRERLARFDAATKAREAYERLADLKQRLAEAEKVRQSIEESEAQRVLLQISARSIEELQACEVEIAKLRAFDEAARPSVSIHYEAEAAGRVTLDGKPLTDGEDRTYDGQAWLEVEGIGTIILRSNRPGRDDNQLALGEAARTALLASMGVDSLSAARDRQARAQLADGDLRGLRARLSFIAPEGLAKLRQDVATGDAISLEVLDLSEDPTLLSTQLAQAEDRRKQARLALREVEPDQSRADEAFVATETTLTSLLSDRAQVDAILGPEEARAERARSLSTTLTDLDQSLSEAEAHVLKLGADAGDLASIEAALTRARSIEAAVDKEINALRETMAGLNAEIRAQSEEAVEEKWRETSEALTAATARVAAYEKEVAVLQRVTAALENARSEARELYLKPVMAELGPLLRLLFDDVSITFDDRTLLPQTILRNGQEEDVDRLSGGMREQLSILTRLAFARLLARDGRPAPVILDDALVYSDDDRIEKMFDALHRQSRDQQIIVFSCRQRAFQKLGGNVLQMKDWQT from the coding sequence ATGAAGATCTCGGCCATACGCCTCTTCAATGTCAAACGGTTCGCCGGTCGCGGCGTTGCCATCGAAGGTATCGGAGATGGCGTGAACGTGCTTTGCGCCGCCAATGAGTTCGGCAAGTCGACGAGCTTTGAAGCCTTGCATGCACTCTTTTTCCAACCTCATTCAGGCACTCCGGGCGATGTCCAGAAATTGCGCCCCTATAGCGGTGGGAATCCGTTGGTCGAGGCCGATATCACGACCGGCGAGGGCAGCTTCCGAGTTACCAAGCAATACTATGGTGGGCGGTCAGCCCGAGTGGTGGATCTGGCATCGGGCCGGCTCGTCGCCCAGGCCGATGAGGCAGAAAACTTCATCACCAGCCTGATCAGGGGAGGGACCTCCGGACCTGCGGGTCTCCTCTGGGTGCGCCAAGGCATCACCGGTATTGAGAAGCGAAGCCGCACCGAGGAAGAGGGGGAAAAACAGGTTCGTCAGAGCTTGCTCGAATCCGTCCAGGGAGAGGTGGAAGCCGTCACCGGCGGGCGCCGGATGGCCGAGATCATGGCGGCAGCCAAGGAAGCCCTCTCAGACATGGTCACGGCGACCGGCAGACCGAAAGCTGGCGGTCGCTATGCAGCTGCGATTGAGGAACGGGATAGGCTCGCCAATGATGAGGCGCGGCTGGCAGCTGACGTGAGCCGCTTGCGCCAAGCGCTGGACCAACGTGCGAACGCTGCAGCGAGGCTTATCGAAGTCGACAGCCCTTCAGAAAGAGAAGAACGCAGGGCGGCCATTCAGAAAGCCCAGAGCAGATTCGATGCCGTCAAGGCGCAGAACGAGAAACTTAAGACGGCGGAAGCGGAACTGAAGCTCGTTCGTGAGAGGCGAAACGCAGCAGAGCGGGAACTGAAGGCGTTCATCGAAGCTCAGGAAAGGGCAGCCGTTCTGCAAGAAAATCTAGCTTCTGCACAGAGCAAGAGGACCGAAGCGATAACGCGGCGCCGCGAGGCAGCTGACACTATTAAAAAGACACGTGACGACGTTGAGCGCGCGGAGACTGAGGAGCAGGAGCTCCGGGAGCGGCTTGCCCGCTTCGACGCGGCAACAAAGGCACGCGAGGCGTACGAGCGTCTGGCAGACCTGAAGCAACGCTTGGCCGAGGCAGAGAAGGTCCGTCAGAGCATTGAAGAGAGTGAGGCGCAACGCGTCCTCCTGCAAATCTCGGCAAGGTCCATCGAAGAGCTGCAAGCATGCGAAGTCGAAATCGCCAAGCTCCGTGCCTTCGATGAGGCCGCTCGCCCCTCAGTCTCAATCCACTACGAGGCAGAGGCGGCCGGAAGGGTGACCCTCGACGGCAAGCCTTTGACAGATGGGGAAGACCGGACCTACGACGGACAGGCTTGGCTTGAAGTCGAAGGAATTGGGACAATCATCCTGCGATCCAACCGCCCTGGTCGGGATGATAATCAACTGGCGCTGGGAGAAGCGGCACGAACCGCCCTCCTGGCTTCAATGGGCGTCGATAGCCTCTCTGCAGCGCGAGACAGGCAAGCCAGGGCACAGCTGGCCGATGGTGACCTGCGGGGATTGCGGGCCCGGCTGTCCTTCATTGCTCCAGAGGGTTTGGCGAAACTCAGACAGGACGTGGCTACGGGTGACGCGATCAGCCTCGAGGTTCTCGACCTGAGCGAAGATCCGACATTGCTTAGCACCCAGCTGGCACAAGCCGAAGACCGCCGCAAGCAGGCGCGTCTCGCCCTCCGAGAGGTAGAGCCAGACCAGTCTCGTGCCGATGAAGCTTTCGTCGCCACTGAAACGACATTGACCTCCCTCCTGTCCGATCGGGCGCAGGTGGATGCTATCCTGGGGCCGGAAGAAGCTCGTGCAGAGCGCGCGCGCTCGTTGTCGACCACGCTGACCGATCTGGATCAATCCCTTTCTGAGGCGGAGGCACATGTCCTGAAATTGGGTGCAGATGCCGGGGATCTCGCGTCGATCGAGGCGGCGCTGACGCGTGCTCGCTCGATCGAAGCAGCAGTCGACAAAGAGATAAATGCGCTGCGGGAGACCATGGCCGGACTGAACGCAGAGATACGGGCGCAATCCGAAGAGGCCGTGGAAGAAAAATGGCGCGAGACTTCGGAGGCGCTCACTGCGGCGACCGCGCGGGTGGCTGCATACGAGAAGGAGGTGGCGGTCCTGCAGCGTGTGACTGCCGCCTTGGAAAATGCCAGGTCTGAGGCTCGCGAACTCTACCTCAAGCCTGTCATGGCTGAGCTCGGACCGCTGCTGAGACTTCTTTTCGACGATGTCTCGATCACCTTTGATGACAGGACGCTTCTGCCCCAGACCATTTTGCGTAATGGACAGGAAGAAGACGTCGACCGCCTGAGCGGCGGTATGCGGGAGCAGCTGTCCATACTGACGCGATTGGCCTTTGCGAGGCTTCTCGCACGTGACGGCCGGCCCGCGCCCGTCATCCTCGATGATGCCCTGGTCTATTCGGACGACGACCGCATTGAGAAGATGTTCGACGCCCTCCACAGGCAGTCTCGGGACCAGCAGATTATCGTGTTCTCCTGTCGGCAGCGTGCGTTTCAGAAGCTCGGAGGAAATGTGCTGCAAATGAAGGACTGGCAGACGTAG
- a CDS encoding C4-dicarboxylate TRAP transporter substrate-binding protein produces the protein MRHTIFGSIAALVIAGLTASAGPTAAQEHSLRIGSVQAENDPIIRGFNEFKRLVEERSNGRIEILVYPNGQLGDTQEVQDQALAGGNVAAFTDPNLLATFKPEFGIIGAPYVFESYEDADRFTSSQTFKKWAEDLRAESGFVTLAFNWYQGPRNLMTKKPIASRADVNGLRIRTPGAPVWVAAGKALGGTPTPMAWGEVYSALQLGAIDGVESQPSGAVGSKFHEVTTHVTKTEHIHLITGIVVGDLWWKTLSPEDQALVQEAAVEGGRFMSNLVVGQLEQDFAKMQAAGVTISDIDKAEFKAAAAVELEALGLMPALEAVRSELGRN, from the coding sequence ATGAGACACACAATCTTCGGAAGCATCGCTGCACTCGTCATTGCGGGTTTGACCGCCTCTGCAGGTCCGACTGCAGCGCAAGAACACAGTCTTCGCATCGGCTCGGTTCAAGCTGAAAACGATCCAATCATTCGCGGCTTTAACGAATTCAAGCGTCTGGTCGAGGAGCGTTCGAACGGCCGGATCGAGATTCTGGTATATCCAAACGGCCAATTGGGCGACACGCAGGAAGTCCAGGATCAGGCATTGGCGGGTGGAAACGTCGCGGCCTTTACCGACCCAAATCTTCTGGCGACCTTCAAGCCTGAATTCGGCATTATCGGTGCACCCTATGTCTTTGAGAGCTACGAAGACGCTGACCGCTTCACTTCATCGCAGACCTTCAAGAAATGGGCTGAAGACCTGCGAGCTGAGAGCGGGTTCGTGACGCTTGCCTTCAACTGGTATCAAGGTCCTCGCAACTTGATGACCAAGAAGCCGATCGCAAGTCGAGCTGATGTGAACGGTTTGCGGATACGCACCCCGGGCGCGCCTGTTTGGGTCGCCGCGGGCAAGGCGCTTGGCGGCACGCCAACCCCCATGGCCTGGGGCGAAGTCTATTCCGCACTGCAATTGGGAGCCATTGATGGTGTCGAATCCCAGCCTTCGGGCGCCGTCGGATCGAAGTTTCACGAAGTCACTACGCACGTTACCAAGACGGAGCACATTCACCTGATTACCGGGATAGTGGTGGGAGACCTCTGGTGGAAGACACTTTCCCCCGAAGATCAGGCTTTGGTGCAAGAGGCGGCAGTTGAGGGAGGTCGCTTCATGTCGAACCTTGTTGTCGGCCAGCTGGAGCAAGACTTTGCAAAAATGCAGGCTGCCGGCGTCACCATCTCCGATATCGATAAGGCTGAGTTTAAGGCTGCTGCCGCCGTAGAGCTTGAGGCACTCGGACTGATGCCGGCCCTGGAAGCCGTCCGGTCAGAACTCGGTCGAAACTGA
- a CDS encoding TRAP transporter small permease, giving the protein MGEFYLRLRKAEVWLAALALCGVVGLVTWATLTRVLGVPSIWVIEVTQILFAWTCLLSASVAYRNATLFSVDFLSMRLPKRYRAALRLVQAILVLGMVVWLAIVALDFVALADRRTLPLTGIPFSFVAATIPVACIMMALTSLETIMDVLQSASAPEESL; this is encoded by the coding sequence ATGGGCGAATTCTATCTCAGACTGCGTAAGGCTGAGGTTTGGCTCGCGGCGCTCGCACTTTGTGGCGTAGTCGGGCTGGTGACATGGGCGACCCTGACACGGGTTCTGGGTGTACCCAGCATTTGGGTGATCGAAGTAACGCAGATACTCTTCGCCTGGACATGCCTTCTATCGGCATCAGTGGCTTATCGGAACGCGACCCTGTTTTCTGTCGATTTCCTCTCGATGCGGTTACCGAAACGGTACAGGGCAGCCTTGCGGCTTGTTCAAGCGATACTTGTCCTTGGTATGGTCGTTTGGCTTGCAATCGTTGCGCTCGATTTTGTTGCTTTGGCGGATCGCCGGACGCTCCCTTTGACCGGGATACCGTTTTCCTTTGTGGCGGCAACCATCCCTGTTGCATGCATAATGATGGCACTGACCAGCCTTGAAACAATCATGGACGTCCTGCAGAGCGCGAGTGCGCCGGAAGAGAGCTTGTAA
- a CDS encoding TRAP transporter large permease, whose protein sequence is MLLLGVGLFLLAVLIGLPVAFALLLASAPTFLTGEYLPPQIAVQKMVAVTQSYSLMAIPFFVLAGNIMVASGIAERLVQFSKVMVGWTVGGLAQVSIILSLVMGGISGSAVADAAMQSRLLGGPMIAKGYSRGFAAGVITYSSIITALIPPSIGLIVFGVIANVSVGRLLLAGIIPGLILTVALMVYTWIAAARAGYGADDMPRPTLKDVTNATLRAFWALMFPVFLLVGFRFGIFTATEAGAFVVLYSTFIGFFVYGELTFSKLVEALRQSLSDIGMIMFIIIVAAVLGHVIVLEQAPAGMAQALGAVTQNPTLTLLLVLGFLVIAGMLMEATVNVLLLTPIFLPILTAQGHDPIHVGVLMVTIITMGSNTPPLGISMFTVCGMLNVTIREYIRGSTPFFLVMMAVFLLLALVPALVTWLPYQAMGQ, encoded by the coding sequence ATGCTGCTGCTTGGTGTCGGACTTTTTCTCTTGGCCGTCTTGATCGGCTTGCCTGTAGCCTTTGCGCTTCTCCTAGCATCAGCACCAACATTCCTGACGGGCGAATACCTGCCGCCGCAAATCGCCGTTCAAAAAATGGTAGCGGTGACGCAATCCTATTCCTTGATGGCAATTCCGTTCTTTGTCTTGGCGGGCAATATCATGGTTGCCTCCGGCATTGCCGAGCGTCTGGTTCAGTTCAGCAAGGTGATGGTGGGTTGGACTGTGGGAGGCCTTGCCCAGGTGTCCATCATACTGAGCCTGGTCATGGGCGGGATATCAGGATCTGCCGTCGCAGATGCGGCCATGCAATCGCGCCTGCTCGGGGGGCCGATGATTGCCAAGGGGTATTCTCGCGGCTTTGCAGCCGGCGTCATCACCTATTCATCGATCATCACGGCCCTTATCCCGCCGTCGATTGGGTTGATCGTTTTTGGTGTGATTGCAAATGTCTCGGTTGGCCGTCTTTTGCTTGCGGGGATCATTCCCGGACTGATTCTGACGGTCGCCCTGATGGTTTACACCTGGATTGCTGCCGCACGCGCTGGTTACGGCGCTGATGACATGCCACGGCCGACCTTGAAGGATGTGACCAATGCCACGCTGCGCGCGTTCTGGGCGTTGATGTTCCCGGTCTTTCTGCTCGTGGGTTTCCGTTTTGGGATCTTCACCGCCACAGAGGCCGGTGCATTCGTGGTGTTGTATTCTACGTTTATCGGCTTCTTCGTCTATGGTGAATTGACCTTCTCCAAATTGGTCGAGGCTCTGCGCCAGTCCCTTTCCGATATCGGCATGATCATGTTCATAATCATTGTCGCGGCTGTGCTGGGCCACGTAATCGTTTTGGAACAGGCTCCCGCCGGAATGGCGCAAGCGCTTGGGGCGGTAACGCAGAACCCCACGCTCACTCTTTTGCTGGTGCTGGGTTTCCTGGTGATTGCAGGCATGCTGATGGAGGCAACGGTGAACGTACTTTTGTTGACGCCGATTTTCCTGCCAATTCTCACCGCCCAAGGTCATGATCCGATCCATGTCGGTGTACTCATGGTGACAATTATCACGATGGGCAGCAACACGCCGCCACTTGGAATATCTATGTTTACCGTCTGCGGTATGCTGAATGTGACGATCAGGGAATATATTCGGGGATCAACGCCTTTCTTTCTGGTTATGATGGCCGTCTTCCTGTTGCTGGCATTGGTGCCGGCACTGGTGACCTGGCTACCCTATCAGGCGATGGGCCAATGA
- a CDS encoding NAD-dependent epimerase/dehydratase family protein: protein MITGAAGGLGQGILDFLRPHFALRLLDIVPVSKLHPGDEEVTGDLADPDFATRAVAGCEAVLHLAAVHGLTIPFEATLNSNYRAVLNLMEAARVERIRPIAFASSNHGWGFHPRTSAPLAVTSPPRPDGWYAVSKVWGEAVMALYGDAYGMATTSLRIGNCGPDVPDERRSHMWISYRDLASLIVIALQREDPGHRALFACGECPDPFFDTSSAKELGFSPLDPAIDHLADPGIADQSPSDGMAGLAIGGAFAAANFQADIHNWSKS, encoded by the coding sequence TTGATCACAGGGGCCGCCGGTGGACTTGGGCAGGGCATTCTCGACTTTTTGCGGCCGCACTTTGCGCTGCGCCTTTTGGATATTGTCCCCGTGTCTAAGCTTCATCCGGGCGATGAAGAGGTCACAGGGGATCTGGCGGATCCAGATTTCGCGACACGAGCGGTGGCCGGCTGCGAAGCAGTCCTTCATTTGGCCGCCGTTCATGGACTGACGATCCCCTTCGAAGCCACGCTCAATAGCAATTACCGAGCGGTCCTGAACTTGATGGAGGCGGCGCGGGTAGAACGCATTCGACCGATTGCTTTTGCAAGCAGCAATCACGGCTGGGGATTTCATCCACGAACAAGTGCTCCTTTGGCTGTGACATCTCCCCCTCGTCCGGACGGCTGGTATGCCGTCTCAAAGGTCTGGGGTGAGGCGGTCATGGCGCTCTATGGTGATGCCTATGGAATGGCGACCACGAGCCTGCGGATCGGAAATTGCGGGCCGGATGTCCCTGATGAGCGACGAAGTCACATGTGGATCTCATATCGAGATCTCGCTTCGCTCATTGTCATCGCTCTGCAGCGAGAGGATCCTGGGCATCGTGCGCTCTTCGCCTGTGGTGAATGCCCGGATCCTTTTTTTGACACGAGCAGCGCCAAGGAATTAGGCTTCAGTCCGCTTGACCCTGCCATTGATCATTTGGCCGATCCTGGGATCGCCGATCAGTCGCCATCGGATGGTATGGCTGGCCTTGCTATAGGCGGTGCTTTTGCTGCGGCGAACTTCCAGGCCGACATTCACAACTGGAGCAAATCGTGA
- a CDS encoding mandelate racemase/muconate lactonizing enzyme family protein → MRSETIRNVETILLSIPFTDGGAGEGLTPSRWNALDIVLIRIETSEGRVGWGEAFGYFCAEAVKAMMDRSIAPLLIGQPTFDPAALGEELQRRMALFGRYGITMFALSGVDIALWDLKAKAAGQSLGDLLAVTPRDSIPAYASLVRYGDADVAAAFTERAYSEGYGHIKLHEVTRPEIAACDAARGTSALMVDVNCSWSMSEARKMARWLGEIGCFWLEEPIFPPEDFSGLADLAGHGLALSAGENLCTHWQFAQMISSAAVSYPQPSVTKVGGVSEFLKIAALAETAGLTLMPHSPYFGPGYLATLQLCSILSGDAIFEHLYIWPEAELYPDMPLPISGRITRPKGPGLGIEPDPAVIAQYRTT, encoded by the coding sequence GTGAGATCTGAGACCATCCGCAACGTTGAGACAATCTTGCTGTCGATTCCATTTACCGATGGCGGCGCGGGGGAGGGATTGACCCCTTCGCGTTGGAACGCGCTCGATATCGTGCTGATCCGCATCGAAACCAGCGAAGGCCGCGTTGGCTGGGGTGAAGCATTTGGTTATTTTTGCGCAGAGGCCGTAAAGGCGATGATGGACAGATCCATTGCACCTTTGCTGATCGGTCAGCCCACCTTTGATCCAGCAGCCCTGGGAGAGGAACTTCAGAGGCGGATGGCCTTATTTGGACGCTACGGTATAACGATGTTCGCCCTTTCGGGTGTGGATATCGCGCTTTGGGATCTAAAAGCAAAAGCTGCGGGGCAGTCGCTGGGAGACCTCTTGGCTGTTACTCCCCGCGACAGCATTCCTGCCTATGCGAGCCTCGTTCGCTATGGAGATGCAGACGTGGCGGCAGCATTTACTGAGCGTGCGTATAGCGAAGGTTATGGTCATATAAAGTTGCATGAGGTCACAAGGCCTGAGATCGCAGCCTGTGATGCCGCCCGCGGCACGAGCGCACTGATGGTCGACGTCAACTGCAGTTGGTCCATGAGCGAGGCGCGCAAAATGGCGCGGTGGTTGGGCGAAATCGGATGTTTCTGGTTGGAAGAACCGATTTTTCCTCCGGAAGATTTCAGCGGTCTTGCGGATCTGGCAGGGCATGGCCTTGCCCTTTCGGCGGGCGAAAACCTCTGTACCCACTGGCAATTCGCTCAGATGATTTCATCGGCAGCCGTCAGCTATCCGCAGCCATCGGTCACAAAGGTTGGGGGTGTATCGGAATTCCTCAAGATTGCCGCGCTTGCGGAAACGGCCGGACTGACCTTGATGCCCCACTCACCGTATTTCGGTCCGGGTTATCTAGCCACCTTACAGCTCTGCAGCATTCTGTCAGGCGACGCGATCTTCGAACACTTGTATATATGGCCGGAGGCAGAGCTCTACCCCGACATGCCGTTGCCGATCTCTGGACGCATCACGCGTCCGAAGGGGCCAGGGCTGGGGATCGAACCTGATCCGGCTGTTATTGCCCAGTATCGCACGACGTAA
- a CDS encoding aldose epimerase family protein, with the protein MVDVVLQAGPLSLTLRPAWGGRLTSFSHRSGGDILLPVVDTVFDPENWPRAGAYPLVPFHNRVANARCQFAGREAQLEPHPSSLPHALHGMGSRLPWMLGRRTGQMAELKLCRRGDKTWPWSFEAAQVLELDPNGLYVTLRLTNIDEVPMPGGLGWHPYIPRPIRIRDDALIGWPIQADYLPGSGPVERGELSGETLYLAQWTRVRLDLPTGLCLRFHKPVELPHLVIHQPVGRHACVEPVSHLANALTQPGIPDMGPIAPGATMVCHFRFDVMLNPFPPVDGIHDRITARE; encoded by the coding sequence ATGGTGGACGTTGTCCTGCAGGCCGGGCCCCTCAGCCTCACCTTGCGGCCGGCCTGGGGAGGTCGGCTCACTTCTTTTTCTCACAGGAGCGGTGGCGATATCTTGCTGCCGGTTGTCGACACAGTTTTTGATCCTGAAAACTGGCCCCGCGCCGGAGCCTATCCGCTGGTCCCTTTTCACAATCGTGTCGCCAATGCTCGCTGCCAATTCGCGGGGCGTGAAGCGCAACTGGAGCCGCACCCGTCCAGTCTTCCCCATGCACTCCATGGGATGGGTAGCCGATTGCCGTGGATGCTTGGCAGGCGGACAGGGCAAATGGCCGAATTGAAGCTGTGCCGCCGCGGTGACAAGACATGGCCATGGAGCTTCGAGGCAGCTCAGGTGCTTGAGCTTGACCCAAACGGTCTATACGTCACTCTGCGCCTCACCAATATTGATGAGGTCCCGATGCCAGGGGGGCTCGGCTGGCATCCCTATATTCCACGCCCGATCCGCATTCGCGACGATGCATTGATCGGCTGGCCAATCCAGGCGGACTATCTGCCCGGCTCCGGCCCTGTTGAGCGTGGCGAACTGAGCGGCGAAACGCTTTATCTTGCACAATGGACCCGCGTGCGCCTGGATCTTCCCACTGGATTATGTTTGAGGTTTCATAAACCAGTTGAGTTGCCGCATTTGGTGATCCATCAACCGGTTGGGCGCCATGCTTGTGTGGAGCCGGTCAGCCATTTGGCGAATGCCCTGACACAGCCAGGCATACCGGACATGGGGCCGATTGCGCCGGGTGCCACCATGGTATGTCATTTCCGCTTTGATGTTATGCTCAACCCGTTCCCACCGGTAGACGGAATACATGACCGGATAACGGCGCGTGAATGA